Proteins encoded by one window of Tepidibacillus fermentans:
- a CDS encoding Lrp/AsnC family transcriptional regulator, whose amino-acid sequence MDNVQIIDELDKEIIKLLSKDGRMAFTEIASQLNVTEKTVRARYKNLVENQILEVVGIVNPISIGVKTSAIIQLGIQANTLENIVNRLRNFKEIRYISLTSGDYQLLIQVHVHTYDELTETLKKLNQIEGVTRTNVIVQFEVYKNSFEFL is encoded by the coding sequence ATGGATAATGTACAAATAATAGATGAGTTAGATAAGGAAATCATTAAACTTTTATCCAAAGATGGTAGAATGGCATTTACAGAGATTGCAAGTCAATTAAACGTCACAGAAAAAACGGTGAGAGCTAGATATAAAAATTTAGTCGAAAATCAAATCCTTGAAGTAGTGGGGATCGTTAATCCGATCTCAATAGGAGTGAAAACAAGCGCAATTATTCAATTAGGTATTCAAGCTAACACCCTGGAAAATATAGTGAATCGGTTACGTAATTTTAAGGAAATTCGCTACATTTCCTTAACTTCTGGCGATTATCAATTGTTGATCCAAGTACATGTACATACCTATGATGAATTGACAGAAACTTTGAAAAAATTAAATCAAATCGAAGGGGTTACCCGTACCAATGTCATTGTTCAGTTTGAAGTGTATAAGAATTCTTTTGAGTTTTTATAG